One genomic window of Vibrio mangrovi includes the following:
- a CDS encoding carbohydrate porin, which produces MKASGILKLSAVALLTSAALNVNAGTSITNDMGTFAISGDVEFDTNYRNEEVSGPDTTTYDQTGRLLIGVSGMRDVGSNGYISANAQTLLHLDGDITADDAWIAIGEKADWEIKLGRFEAYDLFPAGQDTVVNYAQDVYMTKYARGRSDNGQINLSKTTERVYFELSTNFMENNDDNIGARNNAVFLRPVVAVTLTDSLKLSAGAEVNATADSEDAANDFAGYGATLNYATGDFNMNVSYATRDFDTTVQEDTTYGINAQYKNFFIAYVYGETDTGTTSEVKTVYSSYKFANIMDVEDLALYVGAYYSDVKDSDNTDSGARLRVKYLF; this is translated from the coding sequence ATGAAAGCAAGTGGTATTTTGAAATTATCGGCTGTCGCCCTACTAACTTCTGCAGCACTAAACGTCAACGCCGGAACCAGTATTACAAACGATATGGGAACTTTTGCGATCAGCGGAGATGTGGAGTTTGATACCAACTATCGCAATGAAGAAGTATCAGGTCCGGATACAACAACTTATGATCAAACCGGTCGTCTTTTGATTGGCGTTTCCGGCATGCGTGATGTAGGTAGCAATGGCTATATCAGTGCCAATGCTCAGACACTGCTTCATCTGGACGGTGATATCACTGCTGATGATGCCTGGATTGCAATCGGTGAGAAAGCTGACTGGGAAATCAAACTAGGACGTTTTGAAGCATACGACTTATTCCCGGCAGGTCAGGATACCGTGGTCAACTATGCTCAGGATGTATATATGACTAAGTATGCTCGTGGTCGTAGTGATAATGGTCAAATCAACCTTTCCAAAACAACTGAGCGCGTCTATTTCGAGCTGAGCACAAACTTCATGGAAAATAATGATGACAATATAGGCGCAAGAAACAATGCTGTTTTCCTCCGCCCGGTCGTCGCAGTCACACTGACCGATTCACTGAAATTATCTGCTGGTGCTGAAGTTAACGCTACGGCTGATTCTGAAGATGCGGCTAACGATTTTGCCGGCTACGGTGCAACACTGAATTATGCAACTGGCGACTTCAACATGAACGTTAGTTATGCAACCCGTGACTTTGATACAACAGTACAGGAAGATACTACATACGGCATTAATGCCCAGTATAAAAACTTCTTTATCGCCTATGTATACGGTGAAACTGACACCGGAACAACTTCAGAAGTTAAAACTGTCTATTCATCCTATAAATTCGCGAATATCATGGATGTTGAAGACTTGGCGCTATATGTCGGTGCCTATTACTCTGACGTAAAAGATTCCGACAACACAGACAGTGGCGCACGTCTGCGGGTTAAATACCTGTTCTAA
- a CDS encoding carboxypeptidase M32, whose product MDAYHQLVEHAKNISNFHHLSAICGWDQAAMMPNGGAEARAQAMAALHVHIHQLMNQPQLAEWFEQAEQASLSADQQSVLREMKRGWQQATVLPESLVQAKSIAGARCEHAWRAQRQENDWTGFAANWEEVVKLSREEAQIRAEATGKTPYDAMLDIYEPGASSEALDHLFNDVKSWLPELINHVLEKQSGESVIMPQGNYPCANQKALGLDVMKLLRFDFNHGRLDESVHPFCGGVPSDVRITTRYNETEFVQSLMGIVHETGHARYEQGLPKSYAGTAGGEARSMGIHESQSLFFEMQIGRNPLFISHLARLATQHFNAHNDPVFAVENLQRLYSRVKKDFIRVDADELTYPAHVILRYEIERDLMNGAIEYRDVPELWDQKMQDYLGLSTQGNYRQGCMQDIHWTDGSFGYFPSYTLGAMYAAQFMAAMKKTVNVDDAIRSGDLTPVFDWLSEKIWSKGSLFLTDELVKQATGETLNAYYFKEHLTTRYL is encoded by the coding sequence ATGGACGCATATCATCAGTTGGTCGAACATGCGAAAAACATCTCCAACTTCCATCATCTTTCTGCAATATGCGGATGGGATCAGGCAGCAATGATGCCAAACGGTGGTGCTGAAGCACGCGCTCAGGCGATGGCAGCATTACATGTCCATATTCACCAGTTGATGAATCAGCCTCAGCTTGCTGAATGGTTTGAACAGGCAGAACAAGCCTCGTTATCAGCAGACCAGCAATCCGTCCTTCGGGAAATGAAACGGGGCTGGCAACAGGCCACCGTCCTGCCTGAATCACTGGTTCAGGCAAAATCGATCGCCGGAGCCCGGTGTGAACATGCCTGGCGTGCACAACGACAGGAAAATGACTGGACAGGGTTTGCTGCTAACTGGGAAGAAGTGGTGAAACTTTCACGGGAAGAGGCACAAATTCGGGCAGAAGCCACCGGAAAAACGCCTTATGATGCAATGCTGGATATTTATGAACCCGGCGCATCAAGTGAAGCTCTGGACCATTTATTCAATGATGTTAAATCCTGGCTGCCAGAATTGATTAACCATGTCCTTGAAAAGCAATCAGGTGAATCCGTTATCATGCCGCAGGGCAACTATCCGTGTGCCAATCAAAAGGCACTGGGATTAGATGTGATGAAACTACTCCGGTTCGATTTTAATCACGGTCGTCTCGATGAAAGCGTTCATCCATTTTGTGGCGGAGTCCCAAGCGATGTACGCATCACGACACGCTATAACGAAACGGAATTTGTTCAGTCGCTGATGGGGATTGTTCATGAAACCGGACACGCCCGTTATGAGCAGGGATTACCCAAATCCTATGCAGGCACAGCCGGCGGAGAAGCCCGTTCAATGGGAATTCATGAGTCGCAGTCTCTCTTCTTCGAAATGCAGATTGGCCGGAATCCGTTGTTTATCTCGCATCTGGCTCGCCTGGCTACACAGCATTTTAATGCTCACAATGATCCGGTATTCGCTGTTGAAAACCTGCAAAGACTTTATTCCAGAGTCAAAAAAGACTTTATCCGGGTTGATGCTGATGAATTAACCTACCCTGCTCATGTCATCCTGCGCTATGAAATCGAACGCGATCTTATGAACGGAGCGATCGAATATCGTGATGTCCCGGAGCTATGGGACCAGAAAATGCAGGATTATCTGGGCTTATCAACTCAGGGCAATTACCGTCAGGGATGTATGCAGGATATCCACTGGACCGATGGTTCATTTGGTTATTTTCCTTCCTACACACTCGGCGCCATGTATGCTGCCCAGTTTATGGCAGCTATGAAGAAAACCGTTAATGTAGATGACGCGATCCGATCCGGAGATTTAACACCAGTCTTTGACTGGTTATCTGAAAAAATCTGGAGTAAAGGGAGCTTATTCCTCACAGATGAACTGGTTAAACAGGCAACGGGTGAGACACTCAATGCATACTACTTCAAAGAGCATTTAACTACTCGTTATTTATAA
- a CDS encoding DUF4123 domain-containing protein, translating into MSAFQTEQAIPDMTPEDSRCCLYLFVDGRQVAPYSRSNFPDDDIVESDAVYLHESDEEPSPYLLAADCSIRQWFLAQQEGCGGFFFTSFWSIRKLREHFRQLIQVQSPYGTGSYLNMAHPEVAWTLLSSSCCWFWRPIEKAWLPTHSGWKILSRFDAEPMIEVPLPLQLTPWQWQRLDHIAWRNLLKVVYHHVQHHFPEILFQQERGDLWIEAHAQIARQKGFITPHDQLNYFNIIGLLGETAVTGEQYPEIYRLLHFPSPVLKTPGQRVRHAARLAEQYVQRD; encoded by the coding sequence ATGAGTGCATTTCAAACGGAGCAGGCAATACCTGATATGACACCGGAGGATTCACGCTGTTGCCTCTATCTGTTTGTCGATGGCAGACAAGTTGCTCCCTATAGCCGTTCGAACTTTCCCGACGATGATATTGTCGAATCTGATGCAGTTTATCTACATGAGTCAGATGAAGAGCCTTCACCGTATCTGTTAGCCGCAGATTGTTCGATCAGGCAATGGTTCCTCGCACAACAAGAAGGGTGTGGCGGTTTTTTCTTCACTTCATTCTGGTCTATCCGGAAACTACGTGAACACTTCAGACAACTGATACAGGTACAGTCTCCATATGGTACGGGAAGCTATCTCAATATGGCTCATCCAGAAGTGGCATGGACTCTGCTCAGTTCATCATGTTGCTGGTTCTGGCGACCGATAGAAAAGGCTTGGCTTCCGACTCACTCAGGATGGAAAATCCTCTCACGTTTCGACGCTGAACCAATGATAGAGGTTCCACTGCCGTTACAGTTAACACCGTGGCAATGGCAGAGACTGGACCACATTGCGTGGAGGAACCTTCTGAAAGTGGTATACCATCATGTTCAGCATCACTTCCCTGAGATTTTGTTTCAGCAGGAACGTGGTGATTTATGGATAGAAGCTCATGCGCAGATTGCCCGTCAGAAGGGATTCATCACACCTCATGACCAACTAAATTACTTTAATATCATTGGATTACTGGGAGAAACTGCGGTTACCGGAGAGCAGTATCCGGAAATTTATCGGTTACTTCATTTTCCTTCGCCTGTTCTGAAGACCCCCGGACAGCGGGTGCGTCATGCTGCCCGGCTGGCAGAACAATACGTTCAGAGAGATTGA
- a CDS encoding VirK family protein: MKVSQLVKAVSLLALGAVSTMAAAESKVSWEEMIPYSRALSSVSSVTNALENGAQVNATVDLSQCARQGGGATSETKGGLVVSPFRIQGNGMLSFSDSHFTVSSRTNSPIMQFLRYQVAPEGGITVTSYIYTVPDYSLLSQSAFDCQINEGVNFYAAY; this comes from the coding sequence ATGAAAGTAAGTCAGCTGGTTAAAGCAGTGAGTCTGCTTGCTCTGGGGGCAGTATCGACAATGGCTGCCGCAGAATCAAAAGTATCGTGGGAAGAAATGATTCCATATTCACGCGCACTTTCCAGTGTCAGTTCGGTGACAAATGCACTTGAAAACGGCGCTCAGGTTAATGCAACGGTTGATCTGTCACAATGTGCACGTCAGGGCGGGGGAGCAACGTCAGAAACCAAAGGTGGTTTAGTTGTCTCTCCATTCCGGATTCAGGGAAATGGTATGCTTTCATTCTCTGATTCTCACTTTACCGTTTCAAGCCGGACGAATTCTCCGATCATGCAGTTCCTTCGTTATCAGGTAGCTCCGGAAGGTGGAATTACGGTGACTTCGTACATCTATACGGTGCCTGATTACAGTCTGTTGAGTCAATCGGCGTTTGATTGTCAGATCAACGAAGGTGTTAATTTTTACGCGGCATACTAA
- a CDS encoding zinc dependent phospholipase C family protein, whose translation MPGAFAHITAVNQAFMRGEEKYHLPSRLQRILLVNQRYVEMGAVSPDFPYLKLTDSLQSVWADRMHYDCIGDLLRSMINRVRRLHGEQQDRAFAWLSGFLAHVITDISIHPVIEFKVGDYRQNKQLHRECEMHQDAFIWQRMGLGHIGHVERLSRHLLHCAEIHSPTHIDHVIEALWRESLLDTYGRRAYGQQTGIPDIHAWYMAFIRVIELVEDQYRLFPFSRHVAAFLGLVYPQQQEVDQQYIENLQTPYGCWHYDQIFDFTVEKIVLYQRLLGNAVYESGATDWLKNWNLDTGRCEQGNLTLWTGELMLSADMVDLLPRSTGVI comes from the coding sequence ATGCCGGGAGCTTTTGCTCATATCACTGCGGTGAATCAGGCTTTTATGCGGGGAGAGGAGAAGTATCATCTGCCCAGCCGGTTGCAACGAATTCTGCTGGTCAACCAGCGTTATGTTGAAATGGGGGCCGTTTCCCCGGATTTTCCCTATCTGAAACTAACCGACTCTCTCCAAAGCGTCTGGGCTGACCGGATGCATTATGACTGTATCGGCGATTTGCTGCGTAGCATGATTAACCGGGTACGTCGTTTGCACGGGGAGCAGCAGGATCGGGCTTTTGCCTGGCTCAGTGGTTTTCTTGCACATGTGATCACTGATATTAGTATTCATCCGGTTATTGAATTCAAAGTCGGGGATTACCGCCAGAACAAACAGTTGCACCGGGAATGTGAAATGCATCAGGATGCATTTATCTGGCAGCGGATGGGGCTTGGCCATATTGGTCATGTTGAACGATTATCACGTCATTTACTTCATTGTGCTGAGATCCACTCACCGACTCATATCGATCATGTGATTGAGGCTTTGTGGCGGGAATCTTTACTGGATACTTATGGACGACGAGCTTACGGACAACAAACCGGTATACCGGATATTCATGCCTGGTATATGGCTTTTATCCGGGTCATTGAACTGGTTGAAGATCAGTATCGGTTGTTTCCGTTTTCCCGCCATGTTGCGGCTTTCCTCGGTCTGGTGTATCCACAGCAACAGGAGGTTGATCAACAGTATATTGAGAATCTGCAAACGCCTTATGGCTGTTGGCATTATGACCAGATTTTTGATTTCACTGTCGAAAAGATCGTTTTATATCAACGCTTACTGGGAAATGCTGTATATGAGTCAGGAGCAACAGACTGGTTGAAAAACTGGAATCTGGATACCGGGCGGTGTGAACAGGGAAATCTGACACTCTGGACGGGAGAGTTAATGTTGAGCGCTGACATGGTAGATCTTCTGCCGCGCTCAACTGGTGTTATTTAG
- a CDS encoding alanine/glycine:cation symporter family protein — MNHLQSVFNSIDSFIWGPPLLILLVGTGIYFTFSLGLLQFRHLPTALKLVFGRTQQGKTGDVSSFAALCTALSATIGTGNIVGVATAIKLGGPGALFWMWFAALFGMATKYAECLLAVKYRKTDEKGQMVGGPMYFLQYGVGSKLLATAFAVFAIGVAFFGIGTFPQVNAIVDASHLSFGISREVAAVILTLLVAVVTVGGIRSISKVASKIVPTMALFYILACLAILVMQADQFIPAVLLVIHSAFTPTAATGGFAGATIMLAIQSGVARGVFSNESGLGSAPMAAAAAKTDSCVRQGLISMTGTFFDTILICTMTGLALILTNAWQSDLSGAAMTTHAFAVGLNSDTIGPLLVSIGLIFFAFTTILGWNYYGERCVVFLFGTKGVLPYKLIFIALVASGAFLHLELIWIIADIVNGLMAIPNLIGLLLLRKVVVEETVMFFRSGITSSLVKA; from the coding sequence ATGAACCACCTGCAATCTGTATTCAATTCTATCGATAGCTTTATCTGGGGTCCGCCATTACTAATCCTGCTGGTTGGCACCGGTATTTATTTCACATTCAGTCTCGGATTACTCCAGTTTCGTCATTTACCGACCGCATTAAAACTGGTGTTTGGCCGTACTCAGCAAGGTAAAACCGGCGATGTTTCCAGTTTTGCTGCCTTATGTACTGCATTATCTGCCACTATTGGTACCGGCAATATTGTCGGGGTAGCGACGGCAATCAAACTTGGCGGACCCGGCGCACTCTTCTGGATGTGGTTCGCCGCATTATTCGGGATGGCAACAAAATATGCAGAGTGCCTGCTGGCCGTAAAATACCGCAAAACAGATGAGAAAGGTCAGATGGTTGGCGGCCCGATGTATTTTCTTCAGTACGGTGTCGGCTCGAAACTACTGGCAACCGCCTTCGCAGTATTTGCCATTGGTGTAGCATTTTTCGGAATAGGCACATTCCCTCAGGTTAACGCTATTGTTGATGCTTCCCATCTCTCATTCGGAATTTCCAGAGAAGTTGCAGCTGTGATTCTGACGCTCTTAGTTGCAGTTGTCACTGTTGGTGGTATCCGGTCAATTTCTAAAGTAGCCAGTAAAATTGTACCGACGATGGCTCTGTTCTATATTCTGGCTTGCTTAGCAATTCTGGTCATGCAGGCCGATCAGTTTATCCCCGCAGTTCTGTTGGTCATTCATTCGGCATTTACACCAACGGCGGCAACAGGTGGTTTCGCAGGTGCAACGATCATGCTGGCAATTCAGTCCGGCGTTGCCCGGGGAGTATTCTCCAATGAGTCTGGCCTGGGAAGTGCTCCAATGGCTGCTGCCGCAGCAAAAACAGATTCCTGTGTCCGTCAGGGGCTGATCTCAATGACCGGAACATTCTTCGATACAATCCTGATCTGTACGATGACAGGGCTGGCTTTAATTCTCACCAATGCCTGGCAAAGTGATTTATCCGGTGCGGCAATGACCACACACGCTTTTGCTGTTGGCCTGAACTCTGACACAATCGGACCTCTTCTGGTTTCGATCGGATTGATATTTTTTGCATTTACTACCATTCTCGGCTGGAACTACTACGGTGAACGCTGTGTAGTATTCTTGTTCGGTACGAAGGGTGTACTTCCATATAAACTGATTTTCATCGCTCTGGTTGCTTCTGGTGCTTTTCTGCATCTGGAACTGATCTGGATCATCGCTGATATTGTGAATGGTCTGATGGCAATTCCGAACCTGATCGGTCTGTTGCTGTTAAGAAAAGTTGTTGTCGAAGAAACAGTGATGTTTTTCCGTTCCGGTATCACGTCCTCACTTGTGAAAGCCTAA
- a CDS encoding chromosome partitioning protein ParA — MNKQSDGLDDEDVVVIEQRDKKTYIYIGIAAVIGIAAGGLLGGILSGQRWEQAYQSLESRYHQLEQANQKTLVTSDQQTRAQIQQLTKEFDQKLAEEKSHYQQQVDELNAQIATLTQEKSALDKQLSDQQSQMSQVNERNNRLNRQADLQASLFERSRELFQKELKVKQSLESLEKEKETLQQKIKALKKECDLYLEGTSWDAHSDACDQQDEANGRLGKVNQLIRVNQMDLKEIQSLAKELGVE, encoded by the coding sequence GTGAATAAACAATCTGACGGCTTAGATGATGAAGACGTAGTCGTTATCGAGCAAAGAGATAAAAAAACATATATCTATATTGGTATTGCAGCTGTCATTGGTATTGCAGCTGGCGGTCTGCTGGGTGGTATTCTGTCAGGCCAACGCTGGGAGCAGGCTTATCAATCTCTGGAATCCCGGTATCATCAGCTTGAGCAGGCTAATCAAAAGACACTTGTTACTTCAGATCAGCAGACTCGTGCACAAATTCAGCAACTGACAAAAGAGTTTGATCAGAAACTGGCGGAAGAAAAGAGTCATTATCAGCAGCAAGTGGATGAACTGAATGCACAAATAGCTACGCTGACGCAGGAAAAATCAGCGTTGGATAAGCAATTATCCGATCAACAGTCACAGATGAGTCAGGTGAATGAAAGAAACAACCGGCTGAACCGACAGGCTGATTTGCAGGCATCATTATTTGAACGTTCCAGAGAGCTATTTCAGAAAGAGCTGAAAGTAAAACAGTCACTGGAATCTCTGGAGAAGGAAAAGGAAACGTTACAGCAGAAGATCAAGGCACTGAAAAAAGAGTGTGACCTTTATCTGGAGGGAACATCATGGGATGCACACTCCGATGCGTGTGACCAGCAAGATGAAGCCAATGGACGTTTAGGAAAGGTGAATCAACTGATTCGGGTGAATCAGATGGATTTGAAAGAGATTCAGTCACTGGCAAAAGAGTTGGGGGTTGAATAA
- a CDS encoding glycerophosphodiester phosphodiesterase family protein, with translation MSPLIVGHRGVAGSYPENTQASIMAAIQLGLRWVEVDIQPTQDQELVVCHDHKIDRCSNGSGRVDHHTLQQLQQFDFGSWFSPEFAGEKIMTLQQLLQLAKTSGLHVNLEVKLDHHAVGPVITRLKKELQENEISPDAILLSSFHHDVMREMSQQLPGFRLGVLTERVNRKIMRLIDETSAFSCHVNARWLTKRQIKKLREKEVEIWCYTVNNPRFRWMSEVDAIFSDVPERFLS, from the coding sequence ATGTCACCGCTGATCGTCGGACACCGTGGTGTCGCCGGGAGTTATCCGGAAAATACACAGGCCAGTATCATGGCAGCCATTCAATTGGGTCTCCGGTGGGTAGAAGTCGATATCCAGCCGACACAGGATCAGGAGCTGGTTGTCTGTCACGACCACAAGATCGACCGGTGCAGTAACGGGAGCGGACGGGTTGATCATCATACCCTGCAACAGCTACAGCAGTTTGACTTCGGAAGCTGGTTTTCCCCAGAGTTTGCCGGAGAAAAAATCATGACATTGCAACAACTATTGCAGTTGGCAAAGACCTCGGGTCTGCATGTGAACTTGGAAGTAAAACTGGATCATCATGCCGTCGGACCGGTAATAACCCGGTTAAAAAAAGAGCTTCAGGAAAATGAGATTTCACCGGACGCCATTTTATTATCCAGTTTCCATCATGATGTGATGCGCGAGATGAGCCAACAACTTCCCGGCTTTCGTCTCGGAGTACTAACGGAGAGAGTTAATCGGAAGATAATGAGATTAATTGATGAAACGTCAGCTTTCAGTTGTCACGTCAATGCACGTTGGCTCACCAAAAGACAAATTAAGAAACTCCGGGAAAAAGAAGTAGAAATCTGGTGCTATACGGTGAACAATCCGCGCTTTCGCTGGATGTCTGAAGTGGATGCAATATTCAGTGACGTTCCGGAACGGTTTTTATCATAA
- a CDS encoding DUF3450 domain-containing protein: MNRFRYSAIVLAALSALPTFATQIDQAKSIQNRTNQASAHSQTVIDKSASASIELKTSIERLREEVNNLRVYRNHLNTLIQSQNSEMASLEQQISDIKETRQGIVPLMYQMIEGLRQIVAQDKPIKLTQRQERIEKLTALMGRADVSEAEKYRRILEAYQIEMDYGNKIAAYQDEITTTDDVTREADILYVGRLSLVARSLNHQQFWSWDTQSRRWVDGDISHLAQINQAFDLANQQIAPALLDLPVSLTVAEAK; this comes from the coding sequence ATGAATCGTTTCAGATACAGCGCGATAGTTTTAGCTGCACTGTCAGCTCTTCCGACGTTTGCTACACAAATAGATCAGGCAAAATCCATTCAGAACCGAACCAATCAGGCATCGGCTCACAGTCAGACCGTCATTGATAAAAGCGCATCTGCGTCGATTGAACTCAAAACGTCAATAGAAAGATTGAGAGAAGAGGTCAATAATCTGCGGGTTTACCGCAATCACCTCAATACGTTGATCCAGAGCCAGAATTCTGAGATGGCGAGTCTGGAGCAGCAGATTAGCGATATCAAAGAGACCCGTCAGGGAATTGTTCCCCTGATGTATCAGATGATTGAAGGACTCAGACAAATTGTGGCTCAGGATAAGCCGATCAAGCTGACACAACGACAGGAACGAATAGAAAAGCTGACTGCTCTGATGGGAAGGGCTGATGTCAGTGAGGCTGAAAAGTATCGTCGTATTCTGGAAGCCTATCAGATTGAAATGGATTACGGCAATAAAATTGCAGCCTATCAGGATGAAATTACAACTACAGATGATGTTACCCGTGAAGCCGATATTCTCTATGTCGGACGTCTGAGTCTGGTTGCCAGAAGCTTGAATCATCAGCAGTTCTGGTCTTGGGACACTCAATCCCGTCGCTGGGTTGATGGAGATATTTCACATCTGGCACAAATCAATCAGGCTTTTGACTTAGCCAATCAGCAAATCGCCCCTGCTTTACTGGATTTACCGGTTTCTCTTACCGTTGCGGAGGCGAAATAA